From one Acipenser ruthenus chromosome 21, fAciRut3.2 maternal haplotype, whole genome shotgun sequence genomic stretch:
- the LOC117428237 gene encoding ubiquitin carboxyl-terminal hydrolase MINDY-2-like: MENNADPQQDLAGGTACSSRPAELSEKKAIGGLKNTTESCKNSEATTAVAVDCCSRAAACVDNQKSNNNSANCSSLPVKDSVCQSGSVKSNGMGQTQPGSGDGGGDVGDTTKLVNKTIETPAKTAAEIINVMKAVDNEDSTGQQKISQASGTCQDEKTPPSSTSLSKAAASSDSLAEEPSGSDRSAPGESLSITSLESFSNLNQSDNSEGADDRVLALALQTDEYDSAGGDAKLAASIKGQSIYHIKWIKWKEENTPIITQNENGPCPLLAIMNVLLLAWKVKMPPMMEMITAEQLMEYLGDYILDAKPKEISEIQRLNYEQNMSDAMAVLHKLQTGLDVNVKFTGVRVFEYTPECIVFDLLDIPLYHGWLVDPQINDIVKAVGNCSYNQLVEKIIISKQSNRSELVGEGYVAEQFLNSTATQLTYHGLCELTSTVQEGELCVFFRNNHFSTMTKYKGQLYLLVTDQGFLTEEKVVWESLHNVDGDGNFCDSEFHLRPPSGPETVYRGQQDQIEQDYMMALSLQQEQQSQDLNWEQLPEGVSDLELAKKLQEEEDRRASQFYQEQEQAAEAQAQAQGEEQAQGGGAAAATAAAASPGKQSGSSERKHKKEAKDKEKDREKDRCVLL, translated from the exons ATGGAGAACAATGCTGACCCGCAACAAGACCTCGCAGGGGGGACAGCGTGCTCATCCAGACCCGCGGAATTGAGCGAGAAAAAAGCGATCGGCGGTCTGAAAAACACAACCGAGAGCTGCAAAAACAGTGAAGCTACAACTGCTGTTGCTGTTGATTGTTGTAGTCGTGCCGCAGCGTGTGTGGATAATCAAAAATCTAATAACAATTCTGCAAATTGCTCCTCTTTGCCAGTTAAAGACAGTGTGTGTCAGTCAGGATCCGTGAAAAGTAATGGGATGGGACAGACTCAACCGGGtagtggtgatggtggtggtgatgttgGTGACACGACAAAGTTAGTAAACAAGACGATCGAGACTCCTGCAAAAACGGCAGCGGAGATTATAAATGTCATGAAAGCTGTGGATAATGAGGACTCGACAGGGCAGCAGAAGATTTCTCAAGCGTCTGGAACTTGCCAGGACGAGAAGACACCACCGTCATCAACAAGTTTGAGTAAAGCGGCAGCGTCCAGTGACAGTCTGGCCGAGGAGCCGAGTGGGAGTGACCGGAGCGCCCCAGGTGAATCCCTGAGCATCACCTCTCTGGAGTCCTTTTCGAACCTGAACCAATCCGACAACAGCGAGGGAGCCGATGACAGGGTGCTGGCGCTCGCTCTCCAAACCGATGAATACGACAGCGCAGGGGGCGATGCTAAACTGGCTGCATCCATCAAGGGTCAGTCCATTTACCATATCAAGTGGATAAAATGGAAGGAGGAGAACACGCCGATTATCACCCAGAATGAGAACGGGCCGTGCCCCTTGCTTGCAATCATGAATGTTCTTTTACTGGCGTGGAAG GTCAAAATGCCGCCTATGATGGAAATGATAACTGCAGAACAGCTGATGGAATATCTAG GAGACTACATTCTTGATGCCAAGCCAAAAGAAATCTCTGAAATTCAGCGCTTGAACTATGAGCAG AACATGAGTGATGCCATGGCGGTCTTGCACAAGCTGCAGACGGGTCTCGATGTCAACGTGAAGTTCACGGGTGTGCGAGTGTTTGAATATACCCCGGAGTGCATCGTCTTCGATCTGCTGGATATACCCTTGTATCACGGCTGGTTAGTGGACCCACAG ATCAATGACATTGTGAAGGCGGTGGGGAACTGCAGTTATAACCAGCTGGTGGAGAAGATAATCATCAGTAAACAGTCCAATCGCAGCGAGCTGGTTGGGGAAG GCTACGTGGCGGAACAGTTCCTCAACAGCACAGCCACCCAGCTGACCTACCACGGCCTGTGTGAGCTTACCTCCACTGTCCAGGAGGGGGAGCTCTGCGTCTTCTTCAGAAACAACCACTTCAGTACCATGACCAAATACAAG GGCCAGTTGTACCTGCTGGTAACCGACCAGGGCTTCCTGACGGAGGAGAAGGTGGTCTGGGAGAGTTTACACAACGTGGACGGAGACGGGAACTTCTGTGACTCGGAATTCCACCTGAGGCCTCCGTCGGGCCCCGAGACCGTGTACAGGGGCCAGCAGGACCAGATAGAACAG GATTACATGATGGCCCTTTCTCTCCAGCAAGAACAGCAAAGCCAGGACCTAAATTGGGAGCAGCTCCCAGAGGGAGTCAGCGACCTGGAGCTGGCAAAGAAGCTCCAGGAGGAAGAGGACCGACGGGCCTCTCAGTTCTACCAGGAGCAGGAGCAGGCCGCGGAGGCCCAGGCCCAGGCCCAG GGAGAAGAGCAAGCACAGGGAGGGGGAGCCGCTGCTGCCACAGCCGCCGCCGCCAGTCCCGGGAAACAGTCGGGGAGCAGCGAGC